One Phaseolus vulgaris cultivar G19833 chromosome 2, P. vulgaris v2.0, whole genome shotgun sequence DNA window includes the following coding sequences:
- the LOC137809972 gene encoding pentatricopeptide repeat-containing protein At1g32415, mitochondrial: MQRHRSSILVRFLTRSFRSVRHVYGTDHSHCECDEPLLLHYLSNGCHHQARNLLQSSSGGDLHARVVRWTSLLSNFSRYGYVEEARTLFDIMPHRNLVTFNAMLTAYLRSGMLDEASRFFETMPEKNVVSWTAMICGFSDAGRIEDARKVFEIMPERNVVSWNAMVVALLRSGDLENARVVFEEIPCKNVVSWNAMIAGYAESGRMSEARELFQKMEFRNVITWTSMVSGYCREGDVEGACCFFRAMPEKNIVSWTAMIGGFAWNGLYEKALLLFIEMVRVSNAEPNGETFVSLVYACGGLGFCCLGKQVHAQLIVNSWRIDDYDGRLHRGLVRMYAGFGIMDSARNVFEGNLKDCDDQCFNSMINGYVRAGQLARAQELFDMVPIRNKVASTCMIAGYLSAGQVLEAWKLFNDMPDRDSIAWTEMIYGYVQNELIAEAFCLFAEMMDHGVSPMSSTYAVLFGAMGSVAYLDQGRQLHGMQFKTASEDDLILENSLISMYAKCGEIDDAYRVFSNMTCRDKISWNSMIMGLSDHGRASEALKVYEAMLEFGIYPDDLTFLGVLTACAHAGLVDKGWEFFITMVNAYAIQPSMEHCISIINLLGRAGKVKEAEEFVLKLPVKPNHAVWGALIGVCGLSKGDTDVATRAAKRLFELDPLNAPGHVALCNIYAANDRHIEEMRLREEMRLKGVKKAPGCSWILVKGTVHIFFSDDKLHTRL, translated from the coding sequence ATGCAGCGTCACCGTTCATCAATCTTGGTGCGGTTTTTGACACGTTCATTTCGCAGTGTGCGTCATGTCTATGGCACCGATCATTCCCACTGCGAATGCGACGAGCCTCTGCTTCTTCACTACCTATCCAATGGCTGCCACCACCAAGCGCGAAACCTTCTTCAAAGTTCCTCCGGAGGTGACCTTCATGCACGCGTGGTTCGCTGGACGTCGCTGCTCTCCAACTTCTCCCGCTACGGTTACGTCGAGGAAGCTCGCACACTGTTCGACATAATGCCTCACAGAAACCTCGTCACTTTCAATGCCATGTTGACAGCGTACCTCCGCTCCGGCATGCTCGACGAGGCTTCCCGGTTCTTCGAAACCATGCCGGAGAAGAACGTTGTTTCATGGACTGCCATGATTTGTGGGTTTTCGGACGCCGGGAGGATCGAAGATGCGAGGAAGGTGTTTGAGATAATGCCTGAGAGGAATGTTGTTTCGTGGAACGCGATGGTGGTGGCGTTGCTTAGGAGTGGGGATTTGGAGAATGCGAGGGTGGTTTTTGAGGAGATTCCTTGCAAGAATGTGGTTTCGTGGAATGCTATGATTGCGGGGTATGCTGAGAGTGGTAGAATGAGCGAGGCTAGAGAACTGTTTCAAAAGATGGAGTTTAGGAATGTGATTACTTGGACTAGCATGGTATCTGGCTATTGCCGTGAGGGGGATGTTGAAGGTGCTTGTTGTTTCTTTCGGGCTATGCCGGAGAAAAATATTGTTTCTTGGACTGCTATGATTGGTGGGTTTGCTTGGAATGGCTTGTATGAAAAGGCATTGCTACTTTTTATTGAGATGGTGAGAGTTTCCAATGCGGAACCCAACGGAGAGACCTTTGTTTCTCTTGTTTATGCTTGTGGTGGTTTGGGTTTTTGTTGCCTTGGCAAGCAGGTACATGCTCAGCTGATTGTTAACAGCTGGCGGATTGATGATTATGATGGTAGGTTGCATAGAGGTCTTGTTAGGATGTACGCTGGGTTTGGTATTATGGATTCTGCTCGCAATGTGTTTGAAGGTAATCTGAAAGACTGTGATGATCAGTGTTTCAATTCCATGATAAATGGTTATGTTCGGGCCGGTCAGTTGGCAAGAGCTCAAGAGTTGTTTGACATGGTACCCATTCGGAATAAGGTTGCATCAACTTGCATGATCGCTGGCTATCTTAGCGCTGGCCAAGTACTCGAGGCTTGGAAATTGTTTAATGACATGCCTGATCGGGATTCCATTGCGTGGACTGAGATGATTTATGGGTATGTGCAGAATGAGCTCATTGCTGAAGCCTTCTGCTTATTTGCCGAGATGATGGATCATGGTGTTTCTCCTATGAGTTCTACATATGCTGTTCTATTCGGAGCGATGGGTTCAGTTGCATATCTAGATCAGGGGCGGCAATTACATGGTATGCAGTTCAAGACTGCGTCTGAAGATGATTTGATTCTTGAGAACTCTCTAATTTCAATGTATGCAAAATGTGGGGAGATAGATGATGCATATAGGGTATTCTCTAACATGACTTGCCGGGACAAAATATCTTGGAACTCCATGATTATGGGTCTTTCAGATCATGGGAGGGCCAGCGAAGCTTTAAAAGTGTACGAAGCTATGCTTGAATTTGGAATTTACCCAGATGACCTTACATTCCTGGGTGTCCTGACAGCATGTGCTCATGCGGGTCTTGTTGATAAAGGGTGGGAGTTTTTTATTACTATGGTTAATGCTTATGCTATTCAACCTAGCATGGAGCATTGCATCAGTATTATCAATCTTCTGGGTCGAGCaggaaaggtgaaggaagcAGAGGAGTTTGTTTTGAAGCTTCCTGTCAAACCAAATCATGCCGTTTGGGGTGCTCTGATTGGAGTGTGTGGGTTGAGTAAAGGTGATACAGATGTTGCTACGCGTGCAGCCAAAAGACTGTTTGAATTGGATCCTTTAAACGCACCTGGTCACGTGGCCCTTTGTAACATATATGCCGCAAATGATAGGCATATCGAGGAGATGAGATTAAGAGAAGAAATGAGGTTGAAGGGTGTGAAGAAGGCACCCGGATGTAGTTGGATATTGGTGAAGGGAACAGTTCATATTTTCTTCTCAGACGATAAATTGCATACGCGTCTTTAA